In the Candidatus Ryanbacteria bacterium CG10_big_fil_rev_8_21_14_0_10_43_42 genome, GGGAGGCATTGTGGGATGATAGTATTTCGCTTACCGAAAATACCTACCAAAATCCACTCACGGTGGATCACGCATTAAAATATCGTGCTCCATCGCTGATTGTTGATGATCGGCGCGATATCGTCGGCCATAGCACTCCTGCTCCGGGTAACTGGTATACATTCACCATGCAGGGTAATGCGCCATCATCTACAATGTACATTTGGCATAATGGAGAGCGCAAGAGTTTGAGAAATGCCATTGCGGCTGGATGGATACCGTCAAAGCCCATTCTCCATGAGAGGGATGGAACATGGTACTATTACATTGATGTCGACAATAACTTCTTTGAAAACGGTAAAAGGTATGCCATTAAAACACTTATTTCCGGCCCTGTTTTCTACATCCTTATTCCGGGAAACGGCTTTACGGAAGACCGTGCCCGACTTGATATGCTTCATGCAGTGGAGAATGATAATGGATACGATTCGGTAAAAACGGAGACGTATAGTGTTGATTATAACTGGATGAGTAGTTTTGAGCTTTATCAAATGGAGTTTAAATTATCAAATGGCGATACCGCATATGTATATCAAGCGACAAGCAAGACTAACCCACTAATCCGGTATACCAGCCATTATGACACCAGTAGCAGTACCTATTCCGGATGGGTACCGGTGAATTGGAACCGAATGTACTAATGTGTCTACTTTTTAACCTGTTGTTATATAATCAAATCTTTTAGCTTTCTTGTATTTAGGAAGGCTTTTTATTTTAACGAAGTCCGTATAAAAAAATTTATATAATGGGACATAAGTTTGAGCTTAGGGTGGGAATTCTTTAATCGCATGTCACTGAATGAAGTGTGAAGTAGATTGGATTCTGATTAAAGCAACTAATTCCTCTAATTGTTTCTTAGTAGTATCAGGAGTAGGTAGCGTTTCTTATCGTACAAAAGTTCAAAAACTACTCTGTAAAATTATTGACATATAATATATTTTATATTATAATATGACCATGAAATATCTCACGGTCATATGTTCGGTAGGAATACTTTTTTTCATTTTTTCTTTTGTTTTTACGGCATATGCCGAATCTGCAAGCCTTTCTCATAGGGGAGAACCGGTGGTTTTTAGTGATGTCGGAACACGAAACGAACAAAACGTAACCATGCGGGGAATGGTGCGTCCGGAGGGGAAATCCACCATTGCGTGGTTTGAGTGGGGATTATCTCCCGATAGTCTTCCCAATGCAACGCCCGGCATATCCCTGGACGCGGCTTCTTCGTGGCAGGGTTATTCTTATAATATTACCTCAATTATTATCCCCGTTTATTATCGGTCCGTTGCTTATAATGAAAATGGTATTTCTCGCGGCGGTATAGTAACAACCGACTATGGATATGTACTGTCGGAAGAAAAAGATGAGGTATTTATTCAACCTGATAATAATCCGTGTGTGTGCGATTTTTCCGGCAGTGACATGCCCTTGGAGAAAGTGTCGGAATGGGATATAGAAAAAGATATACGTCTTTCCGGTAATTCCATTATTACGTATGCTATTCACGTTACAAATAAAGGACCAAAAGAACTGCATGATATTGTCATAACAGACACGCTTGCCTTTTCCGTGCCGCCTCCCATACTTTCCATATCGGATAAGGGTGTATATAGCAAAAAAGACAAGACTGTACTATGGACAATAAATCGCATGGAGTCGCATGAAACGCGCATACTAATGTATGTAGTTGCGGTGGATGAACATGAGCCGTACGCCATTCTTGCGGGAGGACAAACAACATTAAAGCAAAACGACACATCGTTTAAGGTGTCTACCTCCACAATAAGTACATCCTCCGGAACATATGAATATATATACGAAGAGCAATCTACAGATTCCGGCATCGCAGGGAAACATATTTTATCCCCACCTTCTCGGAAGGCATCTTTCTTTTCCGGTTTTATCGGGATGGCGATTGGCGGTTTGGGTATTCTTCTTATATTTCTTCTTATTTCTTTGGGAGGAATTATAGCCTATGAAAAACGCTTGAATCGTTTGCGGGCGTAAAGGAGCTAAGGAATACGTAGAATAATAAGGGTTTTTCTTGCGTATATCCCCGCAGTATGGTAGAAAATAAGCATTATGCATGAAATTTTTCTCAGTGCCGAACCTATTTTTTCTGTGGGAACTTTTTCCGTAACAAACGCTCTTATTCTTTCCGTGGTTGTGGTTCTTTTTTTGCTGATTGGCAGTATATTATTACAGAGGCGTATACGGCTTGTTCCGGGCGGATTTCAAAGCGTGGCGGAGATTGTTTACGAAGAGGGACTTTTTTTAATGGACTCCGTTTTGGGTGAGCGCCGTAAATCCGAAAAATATCTTCCGTTTGTTGCCACGATATTTCTTTTTATTCTTTTTTCCAACTGGTTTGGTATTTTGCCCGGCGTTGGTTCTATCGGGTTTTATGAAGAGGTCGCTTTGCATGGGGAGCATCATATGACATTTACTCCTTTATTACGCGCACCTTCCAGCGATCTTAATTTTACTCTTGCGCTTGCCATACTTACCGTTGTTATGGTGAATGTTTTTGGTATAGCGGCTATAGGAGTAAAAGCGCATATCGGAAAGTTCCTTAACTTTAAAAGCCCCATAGGTTTTTTTATAGGGATACTTGAACTTATTTCAGAAATTGCTAGAATGATATCGTTTGCGTTTCGTCTTTTCGGAAACGTTTTTGCAGGCGAGGTATTGCTTGTCGTAATTGCTTTTTTAGTACCGCTTATAGCTCCGGTACCCTTTTTCTTTCTTGAAATTTTTGTGGGTTTTATTCAGGCGTTTGTATTTGCAATGCTTGCCTTGGTTTTTATTTCCATGGCGACGATAGAGCATCATTAGAACTTTCTCATGTGTCTTACTGTAAAGTCACATGAGTGAGTTTTAAAGGGTCGAAGATGCGAGAGTGATGAAATAACTATTAAATTAATATATAATCCTATGGAAACAGAAGTAATTAAATTATGGGCAACAATGGGAGCTATTGCTGTTGGGGCAATTGCACCGGCTATTGCT is a window encoding:
- the atpB gene encoding ATP synthase F0 subunit A; the encoded protein is MHEIFLSAEPIFSVGTFSVTNALILSVVVVLFLLIGSILLQRRIRLVPGGFQSVAEIVYEEGLFLMDSVLGERRKSEKYLPFVATIFLFILFSNWFGILPGVGSIGFYEEVALHGEHHMTFTPLLRAPSSDLNFTLALAILTVVMVNVFGIAAIGVKAHIGKFLNFKSPIGFFIGILELISEIARMISFAFRLFGNVFAGEVLLVVIAFLVPLIAPVPFFFLEIFVGFIQAFVFAMLALVFISMATIEHH